AGATCCATTCCCATGGGGTAACTCCCAAAGAGATGTTGCTTTTCCACAGGGCTGTATGAACGATATATAAGATGAGTTTAACGCCACCTAGTTTGGGAAGGCACTACAAGCTATAAATGAGATGAATGGAGCCATTGCCAAAAAAGGGAAGGCAGAAAAAGAATGGAGGGAGTCGATATATAGAAAGCTACTCGGTTCAATTTGGTAGAAACTTTAACACTGTAACCTAAACATTGAGCAAACTCGACCaacaataaataagagaaaaaagattAGAGAAAGGAAAATCTGATCAGCTCTCATTGCTGCAGCAGCTTTACTGTGCTCATCCTCCTTTTCCACACCCAGGCCCTCCGTCTGGGAGTCCATGCAAAAGAAGCATTAGCATGGTGATGCAAGTATCAAAAAGGATCAAAAAGGAGGAGTCCACTTTTCTCCACTGTCACTATATGCATGGATAAAATGGTCAAATAACTCAGCCGATTGTAAGCACAATCAAGCTCGTGACATCGAATCATCGCTTCAAGTTCCCACACCCCTCTCTTCAAAAAGAGGAAAAACCTATATAGTCCCATTACCATACTGTATTATACCGCCCATACTACTACTAATTGAAACCTCAACAACAcacaaaaagaatgaaaaagacTCAATAGTCCCATTCTCAACACACAAAGACATCATTATCACATTTCCCAGACCCTTTCTTGTCATTTTACACCCTCCTCTACACCCTCTCTCGCTCCCATCACCAAAACACACTTCTCGACCACCATCACCAAGTAACTACTAACCCCATCACTCTGTCTTCCAAATACCCTGTAAAGTCTCAAACTTTAAGCCAATGGGTACCCGAATTCAGTCTCACCAGCTCAAAAACGGGTTGTTCGTGTCTGGTCGACCTGAACAGcaacaaaaagagaaacaacCCACCATGGCAGCACGCGCAGTGCCTTACACAGGCGGTGACATTAAGAAATCCGGCGAGTTAGGCAAAATGTTTGACATCCCAGCAGTGGTTGAACCACCAAAGGCACCGCCTTCACGTGCTTCTACTTCTTCAAGTGGATCCATCAGAAACTCTTCTTCTGGTCCTATTAGAAATTCTTCAGGTCCTTTGAACGTTGTCCTACCGACAGGGCTCTTCACCTCAGGTCCACTTGGTTCCGGCCCATTGGGCTCTGGCCCACAAAGAAGATCGGGCCAGCTTGACAACAGCGCTGTCGGTTCGGGTACAGGATCCGGATCAAGCAAGGCACTTTATGGGTCAGCAGTGACTAGCTTGGCTGGTGATGTGAAggtggggtttagggtttcaagGCCAGTGGTGTGGGTGGTGATGGTAGTGGTGGTGATGGGGTTGCTTGTTGGGGCTTTTTTGATGGTTGCAGTTAAAAAAGCTGTGATCTTACTGGCTGTTGGGGCTGTTTTGGTGCCTTTGATTGTGGGGTTGATTTGGAATTATGCATGGGGAAGGAGAGGGTTGTTAGGGTTTGTTAGGAGATACCCTGATACTGAGCTTAGAGGAGCCATTGATGGACAGTATGTCAAGGTTACTGGGGTAATCTCAATGTCTCTCTTTACTACtactattgtttatttattactatATGTGTTTCTCAATCTCTGTGTTTAGTGCTAATTATGGTAAGAGTATCAATTAAACTAATGCCAAAAAATTACCATACCGtccattattgttttattatcttCTGGTCAATTCTGGCGTTCATTAGGTCTATTTTCGTGGtattttctaaacttgtaagATTTATCATAGATACGGAATTTGTCATTATTGAATTTCATTTCAATGGTTGGTGATGAAGAAAGGCAGCGATGGAAAGAAAACTGAAAACTACCAAAATGAGAGATTTATGGAACAGATTTTGGATGGGAACTTGAATCTTATATATAAAGGGTTGATTTGGTGGCGTGTTCCAAAGGATTATGTGTTAAATTTCATTGAACATAATAATTTTgtagaaaggtttttttttttttttagccggAGGATTTTAGAGGTCTTGTGTATCAATCAAAGGACTCATCTTTCTGGATGTAGATGCAAACTTGCAATAGTATTTGGGTGGTATAGAACCCTTTTTGGCCTGGTTGCATTATCCAGGTAACTAGTCTGGAGTTGTTTTCTGGGCATTCACCAAAGAGGAAATTTTGGTCAACTTGATGGGTGGAGTTGAGCCATCTAAGCTATTACGAGTTATTTCTTGCATGTATGTCGGGGTGGTGAGTGTACCATAGTCTACTTCTTTAGGGGCTAACGTATAGAATCCTGAAAGATGTCATAGTTTGCTCGATGAATTATTGCGAAGTGATTGTATTTTTACATGCCACTCTAGGAATTTACATTTTTGGTGGAGAGTCAAATTTGTTGGTGAGTTAAGGAAATTTCTTGGAGGTTTTAAATTCACATAACAACAAATGTTGAGGAAATGCAGCTGTTACggttgatttttgttgttgcatGTGCAAAGTTAGAATTGAAGGGAACCAAAATTTGCTTCTGTCAgggttaaaggataaaaaaaaagtgagatgaCTTCCAAACTTGCTACGAGAATTAATATGAGGTTCTTATTCTTTCTCTAGAAGAGCAGTTGAGTCTTCACCTTGAGTCCCTTGTATAGTCTTTGGATTATATGTTACTGCAAGTCAGTTGGTTTATATGGAAATATGAGGAGGAAAAATGCCAAGGACTTCTGTGGTGTAGAAACAATTACTCTGAGAAGTCTCTTAGAGGCTGTTGCAGAGTCTTGTGGAAAAAAAGTTTTCATTACCAGGAATAGGGGATCAAGATGGTACGACAGATTTGTTTAATATGTCAAAGATTTGCTGAGTTGAAGTTACAAgggcatttttaaaaataggcaGGGGTGGACTGGGTGGTCTCCAGCTCTTTTTATGCAAATAGTGGAGGCTTGATTGAATAATTTCcttctttgttgttttaaagCCATGTGAAGATGACAAAATGGATGCCTTGTCTATCAATCCTATTAGTGTCTTGAACATTGAAGGTATTCTTGGAGACTTAGCTTCAACGTGGAAAGTGGAAATAAGTCCTTGTTTATTTGTACACTCTGTAGACTTTTGTTAGATGAACAACCTTAATGATTTAATAGGGCCAACGCAGTGCAAACTTCACTGGTTGCTATAGAAACTAGTCATCCCTTATTCTATTGCCTCCATTTTTTGTAGAGTATCACATCCTGAGAGTTTACATTTATTATTGCAGTGATGCAATGCGCAACTTGAATGTAAAATTTACGAtgccaaaattaaaagatgaaaagggGTTTAAGAAAGTTGAACAAAACAAACGGCTAgtgtcaaaatataaaatatttttgagggGGCAACATTGTACAAATTTGAAAAGCCTTAAATGTTGTTTCACAGTTTAAGCTACCATTTTTAGCACTTGCTTCAAATTTGTACTTTATTCTTGCTATATTATGTCACAATATTGTGTCTGGTTTATCTTTTTATGTAGGTTGTCACCTGTGGCAGTATACCTTTGGAGTCATCTTACCAGAAGGTACACAGATGTGTATATGTTTCAACAGAGTTGTATGAATTTAGAGGGTTGGGTGGAAAGTCTGCCCATTCGAAGCACCGCTTTTTCTCATGGGGATCCAGACATTCAGAGGTGAGTTTGCTCACGTTGATTTGTGAAAATATTGATGTGAAAAACAGTTAGCAAATGATGATTCAGCTTCAGCTCATGGCACTTGGGTTTTAGTAAACGATAGCACAGAGTTAAATTTACTTAAATGCCTAAGAACGTTTGAGCAATAAACAAAGCACCTGACACTTAAATTATGTTCCTATACTGAGGCATGGCCGCGTGGAGCTGACCGAGGAAATGTAAGTTACTGATTAGGGAATAAAAATCAGGTTCTGGGCAAGTTTATATGAAATTGGAAGTCAATATTTACCTGTACTTCATGTTTCACTGAATGCCTTAAGTTTGTAAACACATGCATGACGATAAGGTAATAAGCACAAGGAGTTCTTCATTTGATTGGGCCACTGAATGTCTTAATTAGTACATAGCTATTTAAGAAACCAGAAAATGCAGATAGTTCTAATTGGTGTGCcattaatgaaaaaacataacctGACTCCCTATGATTATTGAAAACTGGGAATACTATCTTTGGTGTCTCATAATGCAACCATAGCTTAATTGTGTGCATTATTTACTgtagctaatgtttttttttttttgtggagaaAGCCTATAATTCAGCATTTGTTATGACGCGTTGCTTCTGGTGAACAGATGTTTGTTGCTGATTTTTACATATCAGATTTCCAATCTGGACTAAGAGCACTAGTAAAGGCGGGCTATGGAGCCAAGGTGGCTCCATTTGTCAGGGAAGCTACAGTAGTGGACGTGAAAAAGGAGAACATGGACTTGTCTTCCAGCTTTTTACGCTGGTTAGCTGATCGCAACCTTTCAAGTGATGACAGGATCATGCGTCTCAAAGAAGGGTATGGCTTAAGAAAAGGGTTTTACGAACTGATTCCTTGATTTGGCAGTTCTAGTGAGTTTTCTTGGTTGGGATACTTCTGAGATATGTTTGCATCCAGGTATATCAAAGAAGGGAGCACTGTAAGCGTGATGGGTGTTGTTCGGCGACACGATAACGTGCTGATGATTGTCCCCCCCCAAGAGCCTCTCTCAACAGGTTGTCAGTGGTTCCGATGCCTCCTCCCAACCTATGTTGAAGGCCTTGTTTTGACATGCGATGATAATCAAAATGCTGACGTGGTTCCCGTGTAGATATTTAGCTGTTCATCTTAATCTAAGTTTTCTTTTGAACTGGATTTCACAA
The DNA window shown above is from Populus trichocarpa isolate Nisqually-1 chromosome 4, P.trichocarpa_v4.1, whole genome shotgun sequence and carries:
- the LOC18097322 gene encoding uncharacterized membrane protein At1g16860, which produces MGTRIQSHQLKNGLFVSGRPEQQQKEKQPTMAARAVPYTGGDIKKSGELGKMFDIPAVVEPPKAPPSRASTSSSGSIRNSSSGPIRNSSGPLNVVLPTGLFTSGPLGSGPLGSGPQRRSGQLDNSAVGSGTGSGSSKALYGSAVTSLAGDVKVGFRVSRPVVWVVMVVVVMGLLVGAFLMVAVKKAVILLAVGAVLVPLIVGLIWNYAWGRRGLLGFVRRYPDTELRGAIDGQYVKVTGVVTCGSIPLESSYQKVHRCVYVSTELYEFRGLGGKSAHSKHRFFSWGSRHSEMFVADFYISDFQSGLRALVKAGYGAKVAPFVREATVVDVKKENMDLSSSFLRWLADRNLSSDDRIMRLKEGYIKEGSTVSVMGVVRRHDNVLMIVPPQEPLSTGCQWFRCLLPTYVEGLVLTCDDNQNADVVPV